In the Solanum pennellii chromosome 5, SPENNV200 genome, one interval contains:
- the LOC107019415 gene encoding uncharacterized protein LOC107019415, which translates to MDGAGNILPLAYGVIDSENDASWTWFFEQFKEAYGERENMCVVSDRHNSIIKAVSIVYNNVQHYACIWHLWANVCKNFRKANDQLSEVFYTMAKAYTQSDFDKLMKRVEQFDVRVKNYLEMVGYEKWARLYAPVPRGWVMTSNIAECINSTLVAARELPIFDFLEQVRLMFARWNCTNRKNASCTFTLLGKKFQEMLLLNESKSGRMMVAPSTDYVYSVSDEGKSYIVCLEKKTCSCNMFQVDGIPCSHAWSVLNKNRMLPEEYCSEFYKRGTILKTYEVPIYPLPDKGEWNIPEHIATEVVLPPKFKRPPGRPKKQREKSFSELSKRKGTNSCSTCGQQGHNRRSCRTATRNA; encoded by the exons ATGGATGGAGCAG GGAATATATTACCTTTGGCATACGGAGTTATAGATTCGGAAAATGATGCTTCTTGGACATGGTTCTTTGAACAATTCAAAGAAGCCTATGGAGAAAGAGAGAATATGTGTGTAGTATCTGACCGACATAATAGCATAATTAAGGCTGTATCTATTGTATACAACAATGTCCAACATTACGCCTGCATATGGCACTTGTGGGCTAATGTATGTAAGAATTTTCGAAAAGCAAATGATCAATTGAGTGAAGTATTCTACACTATGGCAAAGGCATATACTCAAAGTGATTTTGATAAGCTAATGAAAAGGGTTGAGCAGTTTGATGTAAGGGTTAAGAATTACTTGGAGATGGTTGGATATGAGAAGTGGGCAAGGTTGTATGCACCAGTTCCTCGTGGTTGGGTTATGACATCGAATATTGCAGAGTGCATCAATTCGACGTTAGTAGCAGCAAGAGAATTACCAATATTTGACTTTCTTGAACAAGTGCGATTGATGTTTGCTAGATGGAATTGCACAAATCGGAAAAATGCATCATGCACATTCACACTACTTGGGAAGAAGTTTCAAGAGATGCTTTTGCTTAATGAATCAAAATCGGGGCGTATGATG GTTGCCCCGTCAACTGATTACGTTTATTCCGTAAGTGATGAAGGGAAGAGTTATATTGTATGCTTGGAAAAAAAGACTTGCAGTTGCAACATGTTTCAAGTTGACGGTATACCGTGCTCACATGCGTGGAGTGTGTTGAATAAAAATCGCATGCTTCCGGAAGAATATTGTTCAGAATTTTATAAGCGAGGAACAATATTGAAAACATATGAAGTCCCTATATATCCTCTACCTGACAAAGGTGAATGGAACATACCTGAACACATTGCTACCGAAGTTGTGTTGCCACCAAAATTCAAGCGACCTCCAGGAAGGCCAAAAAAGCAACGTGAAAAGTCATTTAGCGAGCTGAGCAAAAGGAAGGGTACCAATTCTTGTAGTACATGTGGACAACAAGGTCATAATAGGCGTTCATGTCGAACTGCAACACGAAATGCATAG
- the LOC107019416 gene encoding uncharacterized protein LOC107019416, with amino-acid sequence MAAIPWNTIDNVFIPVNVEHKNHWVLAVLSLIDKHIYVYDSYRAAGHNYHVREEIQKLAQLLPMYVSMEIGNDSDDAEDNHIAYDVTYVEDIPQQGSDFLDCGIYLLAFAEYLSEGEGIPVKYLDSKLHRIRYGALLWEYAMKKMKDGAVSDNEAPPRRMRTPARIDNSQLVVID; translated from the exons ATGGCTGCCATTCCATGGAATACAATCGACAATGTGTTCATACCAGTGAACGTGGAGCATAAAAATCACTGGGTGTTGGCTGTTTTGTCATTAATTGACAAACACATTTATGTATATGACTCATACAGAGCAGCAGGTCATAACTATCATGTTAGAGAAGAAATTCAAAAGCTTGCTCAGCTTCTGCCAATGTATGTTTCAATGGAGATTGGAAATGATTCGGATGATGCAGAAGATAACCACATCGCATACGACGTGACGTATGTGGAGGATATACCTCAACAAGGATCAGATTTTTT GGATTGCGGGATATACTTGCTAGCATTTGCCGAGTACCTAAGTGAGGGTGAAGGTATTCCAGTTAAGTATCTTGATTCTAAGTTACACCGTATCAGATACGGTGCACTCTTGTGGGAATATGCaatgaaaaagatgaaagaCGGGGCTGTTAGCGATAATGAGGCACCACCAAGAAGAATGAGGACACCCGCAAGGATTGATAATAGTCAACTTGTTGTGATTGATTAG